The Algoriphagus sp. TR-M9 genome has a window encoding:
- a CDS encoding glycosyltransferase family 2 protein, giving the protein MYNFIFHLILEVLGVLFLFLSSTVIIIYLLIMILSALEMRDVLKKNQFADYQDIITSPLAPGVSILAPAYNEGASIVQNVKSLLSLHYGRFEVIVINDGSKDDTLSKLISAFDLQLSGYAYHPEIETKAVRGIYKSTNRSFNKLVVIDKENGGKADALNCGINVSRMEILACIDVDCILSHESIARMVRPFMEETNRQVIAVGGAIGIANNCDVTDGTVTKYRVPKSILGRFQVIEYFRAFLMGRMAWTRVNGLMLISGAFGFFKRDLVVEVGGYFPKTVGEDMELVVRMRRHMEEKNIPYKVSFVPDPLCWTEVPEDELVLSRQRNRWIRGTIETLQLHRVTRLNPRFGVMGMVSYPFWNIFEKMAPILEVLGLLYTLVLIIIGDFSAFYFVALFAVLYLLSILVSSFSILYEQIAYNNYKDRKDLNALIFTVLIEPFFIHPKIVLWGLKGHWDFIKGKGGWGQMIRTGFTKSEENKDLKTTTNS; this is encoded by the coding sequence ATGTATAATTTTATATTTCATCTTATTCTCGAGGTTTTAGGGGTATTATTTCTTTTCCTCAGCTCTACCGTGATTATCATTTACTTGTTGATCATGATTTTGAGTGCTTTGGAAATGAGAGATGTGCTGAAGAAGAATCAGTTTGCTGATTACCAAGATATAATCACCTCTCCGCTGGCACCGGGAGTAAGTATTTTGGCACCGGCCTATAATGAAGGGGCTAGCATAGTGCAAAACGTAAAAAGCTTGCTTTCGCTTCATTATGGAAGGTTTGAAGTAATCGTTATTAATGATGGCTCTAAGGACGATACATTGAGTAAACTCATTTCAGCTTTTGATCTACAGCTTTCGGGATATGCCTACCATCCGGAAATCGAAACCAAGGCGGTTCGGGGTATTTACAAATCAACCAACAGATCGTTTAATAAGCTGGTGGTGATAGACAAGGAGAACGGAGGCAAGGCCGATGCCCTTAACTGTGGAATTAATGTGTCTAGGATGGAAATTCTAGCTTGTATAGATGTAGACTGTATACTTTCACATGAATCCATCGCGCGCATGGTCAGACCTTTTATGGAGGAAACCAATAGGCAGGTGATCGCGGTGGGCGGAGCTATAGGAATCGCCAATAACTGCGATGTCACTGATGGTACAGTAACCAAATACAGGGTTCCAAAATCTATCCTAGGCAGGTTTCAGGTGATCGAATATTTCCGGGCTTTTTTGATGGGAAGAATGGCCTGGACCAGAGTGAATGGACTCATGTTGATTTCAGGCGCTTTTGGCTTTTTCAAGCGTGATCTGGTGGTGGAAGTTGGTGGGTATTTCCCTAAGACTGTGGGGGAGGATATGGAGCTGGTGGTGAGGATGCGAAGGCATATGGAAGAAAAGAATATTCCGTATAAAGTGAGTTTTGTGCCGGATCCACTATGCTGGACAGAAGTGCCTGAGGATGAGTTGGTATTGAGCCGTCAGCGAAACCGATGGATCAGAGGTACCATAGAGACCTTGCAGCTTCACCGTGTGACCCGATTGAACCCAAGGTTTGGGGTCATGGGGATGGTTTCTTATCCCTTTTGGAATATCTTCGAAAAGATGGCGCCAATTCTGGAAGTTCTGGGATTACTCTATACGTTGGTTTTGATAATAATCGGGGATTTTTCAGCATTCTACTTTGTGGCGTTATTTGCTGTGCTGTATCTCTTGTCAATTTTAGTATCCTCCTTTAGTATTTTGTATGAGCAGATTGCTTATAATAATTACAAAGACAGAAAGGACCTGAATGCACTGATATTTACTGTGCTGATAGAGCCGTT
- a CDS encoding response regulator transcription factor, whose protein sequence is MKKILIIEDDLLISSLVQFRLKKDGYETILVKDGNAGVEAIDSQDPDLIITDVMIPFKNGIEIIHYARKNKPEVPIIVLSSLGEEEKIVLEAFHLGVADFIPKPFNPNELAIRVKRVLC, encoded by the coding sequence ATGAAAAAAATCCTAATCATAGAGGATGATTTATTGATCTCAAGTTTAGTTCAATTCCGTCTGAAAAAAGACGGATATGAGACGATTTTGGTCAAAGATGGAAATGCCGGCGTAGAAGCCATAGACAGTCAAGATCCTGATTTGATCATCACTGATGTCATGATTCCCTTCAAAAATGGAATAGAAATCATCCATTATGCCAGAAAAAATAAACCTGAAGTACCTATCATAGTCCTGAGCTCATTAGGTGAGGAAGAAAAGATCGTGCTCGAAGCCTTTCACCTGGGTGTGGCCGATTTTATACCTAAGCCATTTAATCCGAATGAACTGGCCATTCGTGTCAAGCGTGTACTCTGTTGA
- a CDS encoding amidohydrolase family protein, which translates to MRKTLLRAGVFCLMVSGWISSYQVNAQSDPTGKRPITDTHAITNATVFATPDASGVKGDILIKNGLIQGVGANLSIPAGAKVIAGDSLFIYPGFITAGTDAGITKPADPEKPENFISSNPPDEIAGITPWRSAVDQFSMDSKVEDLRKAGFTIAQLIPDGGMIPGKTAIVALGSSYSTNVLLTNTALAANFNGARGMYPGTAVGVMAKFRDVYKNTQLTSQRSASYASQTGLKRPEITPTFNAMAEVVSGNIPVMFSANEELEILRAISLSKELGFKLILTDLEEYEEVLEEIKASSAQVLIKLELPDDKAVKAQEEDKEPSDEVKARYARVKEAYENALAQASKLEEAGIPFAFTTVGVKSNDISKTLRKMIENGLTEEMAMAALTTNAAEILGISKAAGTIAKGKMANLVLATEPIFSEDAQIKHVMVDGYLFDYETKTKKKAKEGDSDGTVQIAGNWDYTSESPAGSSSGTLMIKKEGSEYTGTISYDDPSGSGKVTSPIVGVKLEGQKLSFSFEVVASGMTIMVDVAGDVDGSSYDATMTVAEYGSFPFEGTLNPTLIATK; encoded by the coding sequence ATGAGAAAAACCCTACTCAGAGCAGGTGTTTTTTGCTTGATGGTATCGGGGTGGATTTCTTCCTATCAGGTCAATGCCCAAAGCGACCCTACCGGAAAAAGACCCATCACGGATACCCATGCAATTACAAATGCCACAGTTTTCGCTACTCCTGATGCCAGTGGAGTAAAAGGCGATATTTTGATCAAAAACGGATTGATCCAGGGAGTCGGAGCTAATTTATCCATTCCTGCCGGAGCCAAGGTCATCGCTGGAGATTCTCTGTTTATCTATCCAGGCTTTATCACAGCAGGTACAGACGCAGGCATTACGAAGCCAGCCGATCCGGAAAAACCCGAAAACTTCATTTCTTCTAATCCCCCTGATGAAATCGCCGGCATCACCCCATGGAGATCAGCCGTGGATCAGTTTAGCATGGACAGCAAAGTAGAAGACCTGCGTAAAGCTGGGTTCACCATCGCACAGCTCATTCCAGACGGAGGAATGATTCCCGGCAAAACTGCCATCGTAGCCCTGGGTTCCAGCTATTCTACCAACGTGCTGTTGACCAACACCGCCTTGGCAGCCAACTTCAACGGGGCCAGAGGAATGTATCCTGGTACTGCCGTAGGCGTAATGGCAAAATTCAGAGATGTTTATAAAAACACTCAATTGACCTCACAGCGAAGTGCTTCCTATGCTTCGCAAACAGGGCTGAAAAGACCGGAAATCACACCTACTTTCAACGCCATGGCTGAAGTAGTAAGTGGAAACATTCCGGTGATGTTTTCTGCAAATGAAGAATTGGAAATACTCAGGGCGATCAGCCTATCAAAAGAATTGGGCTTCAAGCTTATTTTGACAGACCTGGAAGAATACGAAGAAGTCCTGGAAGAAATCAAAGCCTCAAGTGCTCAGGTTTTGATCAAACTGGAGCTGCCAGATGATAAGGCGGTAAAAGCACAGGAAGAGGACAAGGAACCTTCAGATGAAGTGAAAGCACGCTATGCCCGGGTGAAAGAAGCCTATGAAAATGCCTTGGCCCAGGCCAGCAAACTGGAGGAAGCAGGAATTCCATTTGCATTCACCACCGTAGGGGTCAAGTCTAATGACATTTCCAAAACCCTGCGCAAAATGATCGAAAACGGACTGACTGAGGAAATGGCGATGGCAGCATTGACTACTAATGCAGCTGAAATCCTAGGTATAAGCAAAGCAGCAGGAACTATCGCAAAAGGTAAAATGGCAAACTTGGTTTTGGCCACAGAGCCTATTTTCAGTGAAGATGCCCAGATCAAACACGTAATGGTAGATGGCTACCTGTTTGATTACGAAACTAAAACAAAAAAGAAAGCAAAAGAGGGTGACTCAGACGGAACAGTACAGATAGCAGGAAACTGGGATTACACATCCGAAAGCCCAGCTGGCTCCTCCAGCGGTACATTGATGATCAAAAAGGAAGGTTCAGAATACACCGGAACTATCTCCTATGACGACCCTTCAGGATCAGGTAAGGTCACTTCTCCTATTGTAGGAGTCAAACTAGAGGGGCAAAAACTTTCATTTTCTTTTGAAGTAGTTGCAAGCGGAATGACCATCATGGTAGATGTAGCCGGTGATGTCGACGGTTCATCTTATGACGCTACCATGACCGTAGCCGAATACGGCTCATTTCCTTTTGAAGGAACACTCAACCCAACTCTAATCGCAACTAAATAA
- a CDS encoding amidohydrolase family protein encodes MKKVSYFLAALLGLSIQFASAQVKKGSVLIKNATVLTITNGTLENSDVLVQDGIIKKIGEGLKAPNGVTTIDASGKYLMPGIIDAHSHLGLDVVNEASSPIVAEVHMKDVVNPYEVGIYRALAGGVTISHAMHGSANVIGGQNATLKHRYGSTDPADIIMQDAPRTIKFALGENPTRVHGRGRGIQPRTRMGVEAVIRNGFNEAIQYKKAWAEYKEASSKKGSTALPPEYNERLQTLADILDGKIIIHCHSYRADEIYMLINVARDFGITKLVFQHTNEGFKVAPEIAEYTMGASVFADWWAYKFEVYYSTAYNAAILTENGAITSINSDDAELIRHLYHEAAKTQRYGGMTDEQALAMITINPAKQLGINDKVGSIEEGKQGDLVIFEGHPLSSYTIPQMTFVDGVKYFDINEDADDQRLKVSPTQMVEEVTIYEGHNARCMQDTEHLFETTEALFHLNH; translated from the coding sequence ATGAAAAAAGTAAGCTATTTTCTTGCTGCACTGTTGGGACTGAGTATTCAATTTGCCTCAGCCCAAGTAAAAAAAGGCAGTGTACTGATCAAAAACGCTACTGTACTAACCATAACAAACGGAACATTAGAAAATTCTGATGTACTGGTACAGGACGGAATCATAAAAAAGATAGGCGAAGGCCTGAAAGCACCCAATGGAGTGACTACAATAGACGCCAGTGGCAAATACCTCATGCCAGGTATTATAGATGCCCACTCGCACCTAGGACTGGATGTGGTAAACGAGGCCAGCTCACCTATAGTAGCCGAAGTCCACATGAAAGATGTGGTCAATCCCTATGAAGTCGGAATCTACCGCGCTCTAGCCGGCGGTGTAACCATATCTCATGCTATGCACGGCTCTGCCAATGTGATAGGGGGACAAAACGCCACCTTGAAGCATCGCTATGGATCTACAGATCCTGCAGATATCATCATGCAAGATGCGCCTAGAACCATCAAGTTTGCACTGGGAGAAAATCCCACCCGAGTGCATGGTAGAGGAAGAGGCATACAGCCAAGAACCAGAATGGGTGTGGAAGCAGTAATCCGCAATGGCTTCAATGAAGCCATTCAATACAAAAAAGCCTGGGCCGAATACAAGGAAGCTTCCTCCAAAAAAGGCAGCACAGCATTGCCCCCTGAGTATAATGAGCGATTGCAGACGCTTGCAGATATATTAGATGGCAAAATCATCATTCATTGCCATTCCTACCGAGCTGATGAAATCTATATGCTTATTAATGTGGCCAGAGATTTCGGGATCACCAAGCTGGTATTTCAGCATACGAATGAGGGCTTCAAAGTAGCACCGGAAATCGCAGAATACACCATGGGAGCTTCTGTATTTGCTGACTGGTGGGCGTATAAGTTTGAGGTATATTATTCCACCGCTTATAATGCCGCTATTCTCACAGAAAACGGAGCCATCACTTCTATCAATTCAGATGATGCAGAGCTGATCCGTCACCTCTATCATGAAGCTGCCAAAACTCAGCGATACGGAGGAATGACTGACGAGCAGGCACTGGCCATGATCACGATCAATCCCGCCAAACAACTGGGCATAAATGACAAAGTAGGTTCCATAGAAGAAGGAAAACAAGGCGATCTGGTAATTTTCGAAGGACATCCACTTTCTTCGTATACCATTCCCCAGATGACCTTTGTGGATGGAGTCAAATACTTTGACATCAATGAAGATGCTGATGATCAAAGATTGAAAGTAAGCCCTACCCAAATGGTGGAAGAAGTTACGATCTATGAAGGTCATAACGCCAGGTGTATGCAGGATACAGAACATCTTTTTGAGACTACTGAGGCGCTATTTCACCTGAACCATTAA
- a CDS encoding amidohydrolase family protein — MQRLKQIFFAFLLSVLPLMASAQIDGEFIKPRAGKFLLQNATVVTITNGVMENSSVLVEDGKITAVGAKISADGAEIIDCSGKFIYPGMIDGGTQLGLVEVSSVAETVDYAEVGDFTPNMQALTAVNPNSVAIPVTRVSGVTTVLTVPTGGIFPGTAALINLNGYTPDQMYAGFKAIAMNFPRSGRRGRYDRRSDEDIKKANEKALKEANELWDKAKSYAEMAAAEAELDYYPEMAQLAKATTGELPLLIEVNTASDIKAALEWIKDKDAKVIFAGVAEGWRVAEEIAEAGIPVVTGPIQALPTRESDRYDAAYANAGKMAKAGVKVAIRTNGQENVRNLPFFAAFAAAYGMGKEEAWKAVTINSAEIFGLGDQYGSIEAGKVANLIVADGDPFETKTNIHHVFIDGYRMPLSNRQIRLYQEFLDRSPGLNVN, encoded by the coding sequence ATGCAAAGACTTAAACAAATCTTTTTCGCATTCCTCCTGAGTGTTTTGCCTTTGATGGCATCAGCTCAGATCGACGGGGAATTCATCAAACCTAGGGCTGGCAAATTTTTATTGCAAAATGCCACGGTTGTGACCATTACAAATGGCGTAATGGAAAACAGCTCCGTATTGGTTGAGGATGGAAAAATAACAGCAGTAGGCGCTAAAATCTCAGCGGATGGTGCGGAGATCATTGATTGCAGCGGCAAGTTCATTTATCCCGGCATGATAGATGGCGGGACCCAGTTAGGCTTAGTAGAAGTGAGTTCTGTGGCTGAAACTGTAGATTATGCAGAAGTGGGTGATTTCACACCTAATATGCAGGCACTGACAGCCGTTAACCCCAATTCGGTAGCCATTCCAGTAACCAGAGTTTCTGGAGTTACTACTGTATTGACGGTACCTACTGGAGGTATCTTCCCGGGAACTGCTGCACTGATCAACTTAAATGGCTATACACCTGATCAGATGTACGCAGGCTTTAAAGCCATTGCCATGAATTTCCCTAGATCTGGCCGCAGAGGAAGGTACGACAGAAGATCAGATGAGGACATCAAAAAAGCCAATGAAAAGGCCCTGAAAGAAGCGAATGAACTTTGGGACAAAGCCAAAAGCTATGCTGAAATGGCGGCTGCTGAAGCTGAACTCGATTACTATCCTGAGATGGCTCAATTGGCAAAAGCAACCACTGGCGAACTCCCCTTACTGATAGAAGTAAATACTGCCTCTGATATCAAAGCAGCTCTAGAGTGGATCAAAGACAAGGACGCAAAGGTGATCTTCGCAGGTGTGGCAGAAGGTTGGAGAGTCGCTGAGGAAATAGCCGAAGCAGGCATCCCTGTAGTCACGGGGCCTATCCAAGCTTTACCTACCAGAGAGTCTGACCGCTATGACGCCGCCTATGCCAACGCCGGAAAAATGGCAAAAGCCGGTGTAAAAGTAGCGATCCGGACAAACGGACAAGAAAACGTCAGAAACTTACCATTCTTCGCTGCATTTGCTGCAGCATATGGCATGGGCAAAGAAGAGGCTTGGAAGGCCGTGACCATTAACTCGGCAGAAATCTTTGGACTGGGCGACCAGTATGGTTCTATAGAGGCTGGCAAAGTGGCTAACTTGATCGTAGCTGATGGTGACCCCTTCGAAACCAAAACCAACATCCATCATGTATTTATAGATGGATATAGAATGCCGCTTTCAAACAGACAGATCAGACTTTATCAGGAATTTCTGGATAGATCTCCAGGTTTGAATGTAAACTGA
- a CDS encoding NlpC/P60 family protein, producing the protein MKRIYYPIFSLVAVAALLLSCEAPNNNAEVTALIESKRAELAPDKRVALWDLTFENDSLKGETDQLQGLEELLSTLKDKGISFTNAVKRLPDEALGDQTKAIVTISVANIRSNPRHSAELATQALMGTPLNVLKQEDSWYLVQTPDGYLSWVDRAGIQLMTPKEQETWLQDEKVVYTQLYGHVWVSPEQKEMVSDVVAGDILTFEGELHNYVEVSLPDGRLGYIPSREILPWEDWIASRSTSPEKLITTAKQMMGVPYLWGGTSIKGVDCSGFTKTIYYLNGQIIPRDASQQIHEGELVDENKNWENLQVGDLLFFGVKGTAEQKERVVHVGMWIGNGEFIHSRGRVRISSFDPENANYDEYELGRYLRTKRIVNVPSEHILSVSALLPNQQ; encoded by the coding sequence ATGAAAAGAATATACTACCCAATTTTCTCCCTAGTGGCAGTGGCGGCTTTGCTGCTCTCCTGCGAAGCGCCTAATAACAATGCAGAAGTCACAGCACTTATAGAAAGCAAGCGAGCTGAACTTGCACCTGACAAAAGAGTCGCCCTTTGGGATTTAACTTTTGAAAATGATTCTCTGAAAGGTGAAACTGATCAATTGCAGGGATTGGAGGAGCTACTCAGTACACTAAAAGATAAAGGGATTTCATTCACCAATGCAGTAAAACGTCTTCCCGATGAAGCCCTAGGTGATCAAACCAAAGCAATCGTCACCATTTCTGTGGCTAATATCCGTAGTAACCCAAGACATTCCGCTGAATTGGCTACACAGGCCTTGATGGGAACTCCCCTAAATGTTTTGAAGCAGGAAGACAGCTGGTACCTGGTGCAAACTCCCGATGGGTACTTGTCCTGGGTAGACCGTGCAGGTATTCAGCTCATGACTCCCAAAGAACAGGAGACTTGGCTACAGGACGAAAAGGTGGTTTACACTCAACTATATGGACATGTTTGGGTATCTCCTGAGCAAAAAGAAATGGTTTCTGATGTTGTGGCGGGTGATATTTTAACCTTCGAGGGGGAGCTACACAATTATGTAGAAGTGAGCCTTCCGGATGGAAGATTAGGCTATATCCCATCCCGGGAAATCCTGCCCTGGGAAGACTGGATCGCTAGCCGAAGCACCTCACCAGAGAAGCTCATCACTACTGCTAAGCAGATGATGGGCGTACCCTATCTGTGGGGAGGCACTTCCATCAAAGGTGTGGATTGCAGCGGTTTCACCAAAACTATTTATTACCTCAATGGACAGATTATTCCTAGAGATGCTTCCCAACAAATCCATGAAGGCGAGCTGGTAGATGAAAACAAAAACTGGGAAAATCTTCAAGTGGGCGACTTATTATTCTTTGGGGTAAAAGGCACCGCTGAGCAGAAAGAACGCGTGGTGCATGTGGGTATGTGGATTGGCAATGGTGAATTTATCCACTCCAGAGGAAGGGTAAGAATCTCCAGCTTTGATCCGGAAAACGCCAATTATGATGAATATGAACTAGGAAGATACCTCAGAACCAAAAGAATCGTAAATGTGCCTTCAGAGCATATTTTATCCGTTTCAGCACTTCTCCCCAACCAACAATAA
- a CDS encoding M28 family peptidase, with translation MNIKKSILGIALTTSLCIPLFSQQVSGFFPEDESQEKALEQEYLKAVNYDQFKVHLKELTKAPHIAGTPENEAVAAYMSKVMSEAGMEVTSYPYDVYLPNDPGESLLEIISPEHITLSQQEGPIAGDPFSTDPRLHKGFNAYSGSGDVTAEVVYANYGVKADFEKLAEMGVDLRGKVVIARYGGNFRGYKAQFAEQYGAAALIIYTDPEDAGFGKGDVYPDGPFYNETTIQRGSLLTLSYTGDPLTPFEPALPLDGDKKVKRLDPKDVAFHTIPVSPIGYGAAKEILSRMKGSFVPEEWKGGLPIEYRITSGPDLKVRVKVEQPVDYIRANNIVGKFEGTEFPDEWIILGSHYDAWSFGATDPNSGTAMMLTLAEALGDLVKNGKGPKRSVLIGHWDAEEQGVIGSTEWVEQFRDELGAKAVVYMNFDGAVSGRNFGMSAAPTLKNLIIEAAKEVTYPDSSKTVYEVWAGNKEEPRIGNLGGGSDHIAFYMYAGVPSLSGGSGGPSAYHSNYDNFHYYSKFVDPSFKMGGTVASVIGVLTLRMANASIIPYDVPRYAQDLKIHFENAVKSVKEIDPSFGSFELVDEAIAALQSSSEAYQTAMNAALATGELSEKEISKLNEALIGLEKSWIDPKGMYFGSWYKSLYVSTDPFSGYASWILPGIKYEVETNSTARLEEWDKRYAKAILDLSKKIEKMTKSLK, from the coding sequence ATGAACATTAAAAAATCAATTTTGGGAATAGCTTTGACTACTTCCCTTTGCATTCCGCTTTTTTCACAACAGGTCAGTGGCTTTTTTCCCGAAGATGAAAGCCAGGAAAAAGCTTTGGAACAGGAGTACCTCAAAGCTGTCAATTATGATCAGTTTAAAGTCCACCTGAAGGAACTGACGAAGGCACCGCATATAGCTGGAACCCCAGAAAATGAAGCAGTAGCTGCTTACATGTCCAAAGTGATGTCTGAAGCAGGAATGGAGGTCACCTCCTACCCTTATGATGTCTATTTGCCAAATGACCCGGGTGAATCACTCTTGGAAATCATCAGCCCGGAGCACATCACCCTTTCCCAGCAGGAAGGTCCTATAGCGGGAGATCCTTTTTCTACAGATCCCCGACTGCACAAAGGGTTCAATGCATATTCAGGTTCTGGAGATGTCACAGCTGAAGTAGTTTATGCGAATTATGGCGTTAAGGCTGACTTTGAAAAACTCGCTGAGATGGGAGTTGATCTGAGAGGAAAAGTAGTCATCGCGAGGTACGGGGGTAATTTCCGGGGATACAAAGCGCAATTTGCTGAGCAGTACGGCGCTGCAGCTTTGATCATATATACAGATCCTGAAGATGCTGGATTTGGCAAAGGCGATGTATATCCGGATGGGCCTTTTTATAATGAAACCACCATACAGCGTGGTTCATTACTTACATTGAGCTACACAGGAGATCCACTTACTCCATTTGAGCCGGCGCTGCCTCTGGATGGAGACAAAAAAGTAAAACGTCTGGATCCAAAAGATGTAGCATTCCATACCATTCCGGTATCTCCTATAGGCTATGGCGCTGCCAAAGAAATCCTGAGTAGAATGAAAGGCTCCTTTGTACCTGAAGAGTGGAAAGGCGGATTACCCATTGAATACCGAATTACGAGTGGACCGGATCTAAAAGTACGCGTAAAAGTAGAGCAACCCGTGGATTACATTCGTGCCAATAATATTGTGGGCAAATTCGAAGGAACGGAATTTCCGGACGAGTGGATCATTTTGGGAAGCCATTATGACGCCTGGAGCTTTGGGGCCACAGATCCTAACTCGGGTACTGCCATGATGCTCACGCTTGCAGAAGCCCTGGGAGATTTGGTCAAAAATGGAAAAGGACCGAAAAGATCCGTTTTGATCGGTCACTGGGATGCAGAAGAACAAGGAGTAATTGGCTCTACCGAATGGGTAGAACAGTTCAGAGATGAATTGGGAGCCAAAGCAGTAGTGTACATGAACTTTGATGGTGCTGTTTCCGGCAGGAATTTCGGCATGTCCGCAGCACCCACTTTGAAAAATTTAATCATAGAAGCAGCTAAAGAAGTGACTTATCCTGACTCATCCAAAACAGTGTATGAAGTTTGGGCTGGAAACAAGGAGGAGCCGAGAATCGGAAACCTGGGAGGAGGATCAGATCATATCGCCTTCTACATGTATGCCGGGGTACCTAGTTTAAGTGGAGGTTCCGGAGGACCGTCTGCCTACCATTCCAATTATGACAACTTCCACTACTACAGCAAGTTCGTAGACCCAAGTTTCAAAATGGGTGGTACTGTAGCCTCGGTCATCGGCGTATTGACACTTCGCATGGCCAATGCGAGCATCATCCCTTATGATGTACCCAGATATGCCCAGGATCTGAAAATACATTTTGAAAATGCCGTAAAGTCAGTCAAAGAAATCGACCCTTCCTTTGGGAGTTTTGAGCTAGTGGACGAAGCTATTGCTGCGTTGCAAAGTAGCTCCGAAGCCTATCAGACAGCTATGAATGCGGCCCTGGCTACAGGAGAACTTTCTGAAAAAGAAATATCCAAACTGAACGAAGCGCTGATTGGACTGGAGAAGAGCTGGATAGATCCAAAGGGCATGTACTTTGGCAGCTGGTACAAATCTCTTTACGTGAGTACAGATCCATTTAGCGGTTATGCGTCATGGATTCTGCCGGGTAT